In the genome of uncultured Pseudomonas sp., the window CGCAACCTGGCCATCTCCCAGGCAGCGGCCCCTTACGACCTCTACTACGCCCCAGACCCGTCTTCGCAAATCGCCTGTTCGATCGGTGGCAACGTCGCCGAGAACGCTGGTGGTGTGCACTGCCTGAAATACGGCCTGACCGTGCACAACCTGCTCAAGGTGGACATCCTCACGGTTGAAGGCGAGCGCATGACCCTGGGCAGCGACGCCCTGGATTCACCGGGGTTCGACCTGCTCGCCTTGTTCACCGGTTCCGAAGGCATGCTTGGGATCATCACCGAAGTCACGGTCAAACTGCTGCCCAAGCCGCAGGTGGCGAAAGTGCTGCTCGCCAGCTTTGACTCGGTGGAGAAAGCCGGCCGTGCGGTGGGCGAAATCATCGCTGCCGGCATCATCCCCGGCGGCCTGGAGATGATGGACAACCTGGCGATTCGCGCCGCCGAAGACTTTATCCGCGCCGGCTACCCGGTTGAGGCCGAAGCGATTTTGTTGTGTGAACTGGACGGTGTCGAAGCCGACGTGCATGACGAATGCGCCCGCGTTGAAGCCGTACTGACCCAGGCCGGGGCGACCGAAGTGCGCCTGGCCCGTGATGAAGCCGAGCGCGTCAAGTTCTGGGCCGGGCGCAAGAATGCCTTCCCGGCGGTCGGGCGGATCTCGCCGGATTATTACTGCATGGACGGCACCATCCCGCGCCGTGAGCTGCCGGGGGTGCTCAAGGGCATCAGCGATTTGTCCGCAGAATTTGGCCTGCGCGTGGCCAACGTATTCCATGCCGGTGACGGCAACATGCACCCGCTGATCCTGTTTGATGCCAACCAGCCTGGCGAGTTGGAGCGCGCTGAGGCCTTGGGCGGCAAGATCCTCGAACTCTGCGTCAAGGTCGGTGGCAGCATCACCGGCGAGCACGGCGTGGGCCGCGAGAAGATCAACCAGATGTGCGCCCAGTTCAACAGTGACGAGCTGACCTTGTTCCATGCGGTGAAAGCGGCCTTCGATCCGAGTGGCCTGCTCAACCCCGGTAAGAACATTCCGACCCTGCACCGCTGCGCCGAATTCGGCTCCATGCACGTGCACCACGGCAAGCTGCCTTTCCCTGAACTGGAGCGTTTCTGATGGTTATGCGTCACGACTTCGATGCCAGTGCGGCGCTGCTGGAACAAGTCAATCACGCCCTCAACAGCGCCACTGCGCTGCGCATTCAGGGCGGC includes:
- the glcD gene encoding glycolate oxidase subunit GlcD, with the translated sequence MSILYDERVDGALPTVDKPALLAALRELLPDMEVLHTQEDLKPYECDGLSAYTTTPMLVVLPERIEQVERLLKLCYQRNVPVVARGAGTGLSGGALPLTQGVLLVMARFKHILEVNPEGRFARVQPGVRNLAISQAAAPYDLYYAPDPSSQIACSIGGNVAENAGGVHCLKYGLTVHNLLKVDILTVEGERMTLGSDALDSPGFDLLALFTGSEGMLGIITEVTVKLLPKPQVAKVLLASFDSVEKAGRAVGEIIAAGIIPGGLEMMDNLAIRAAEDFIRAGYPVEAEAILLCELDGVEADVHDECARVEAVLTQAGATEVRLARDEAERVKFWAGRKNAFPAVGRISPDYYCMDGTIPRRELPGVLKGISDLSAEFGLRVANVFHAGDGNMHPLILFDANQPGELERAEALGGKILELCVKVGGSITGEHGVGREKINQMCAQFNSDELTLFHAVKAAFDPSGLLNPGKNIPTLHRCAEFGSMHVHHGKLPFPELERF